One stretch of Fusobacterium simiae DNA includes these proteins:
- a CDS encoding type I 3-dehydroquinate dehydratase has product MKTIKVKNIVIGEGIPKVIVPIVGKTKLEIINKAKEINNIKIDVVEWRADFY; this is encoded by the coding sequence TTGAAAACAATAAAAGTAAAAAATATAGTTATTGGTGAAGGAATACCAAAAGTAATTGTTCCAATTGTTGGGAAAACAAAACTTGAAATTATTAATAAAGCAAAAGAAATAAATAATATAAAGATAGATGTTGTTGAATGGAGAGCAGATTTTTATTAA
- a CDS encoding isocitrate lyase/PEP mutase family protein, whose product MMKTKKLRDLINGDKVVVAPCAYDALSARAIEFMGFELAATTGFGMHGTMLGVPDNGLLTFTEMVRMCRNMASSINIPMMADAEGGYGNAINTYRTVKEFENSGLAGLFIEDQELPPNCPYIKGTKLISVEEMIGKIKAALEARKDKNFVIVARTDAPFEEAIERLNAYYEAGVDMVKPMPRSRKELEDYPKYLKAPIHLGFTYGKETTLGLTATDCGKMGYKIVTFPFSELMASTTAILRILKEIKEKGTDESFYQEMIKFEEYLKIVNIDLYNELDRKYMFDI is encoded by the coding sequence ATGATGAAAACAAAAAAATTAAGAGATTTAATAAATGGAGATAAAGTGGTAGTAGCTCCTTGTGCTTATGATGCATTATCAGCAAGAGCTATTGAATTTATGGGATTTGAATTAGCTGCTACAACAGGATTTGGAATGCATGGGACTATGCTTGGTGTACCAGATAATGGATTATTAACTTTTACTGAAATGGTAAGAATGTGTAGAAATATGGCAAGTTCAATAAATATTCCTATGATGGCAGATGCAGAAGGTGGTTATGGTAATGCAATAAATACTTATAGGACCGTTAAAGAGTTTGAAAATTCAGGTTTAGCAGGTTTATTTATTGAAGATCAAGAATTACCTCCAAACTGTCCATACATAAAAGGAACAAAGTTAATAAGTGTTGAAGAAATGATAGGTAAAATTAAAGCAGCATTAGAAGCAAGAAAAGATAAAAATTTTGTAATAGTTGCTCGTACTGATGCACCATTTGAAGAAGCTATTGAAAGATTAAATGCTTATTATGAAGCTGGAGTAGATATGGTAAAACCTATGCCTAGGTCGAGAAAAGAATTGGAAGATTATCCAAAATATTTAAAAGCACCTATACATTTAGGATTTACTTATGGTAAAGAAACTACATTAGGACTTACTGCAACAGATTGTGGTAAAATGGGATATAAAATAGTAACATTTCCATTTTCAGAATTGATGGCAAGTACTACTGCTATATTAAGAATTTTAAAAGAGATAAAAGAAAAAGGAACTGATGAAAGTTTTTATCAAGAAATGATAAAATTTGAGGAATATTTAAAAATAGTCAATATAGATTTGTATAATGAATTGGATAGAAAATATATGTTTGATATATAA